In the genome of bacterium, the window CAGAGGGTGGGCATCCCAATGGTACGCTGGACTTGGGGTCATACGCTCAAGTGGAACAATGGGCGGTGCGCCGCTGGACCAGCACGATCGAAGGCCCGATTACTGTTGCAGGTCACGCAGGAAAAGTCATGCCGTGGGGCGCGAATTGGAGCGGTGGAGCTCTGGCGGTCATCGTAATCGACGGAGGCGAAGTGTTTCGAACTGACGTTGGCGAGGGAGGAATGGACTATTCAATCGACGCCATGGTTCGGGTCGGCTCAACTGTCGATTTCTTGATTGGGCCGAACCCAAGTGTTGGTGTCATAAGATTCACGGCCACTATATGGCCTGTACTTAGGGCGGTGAGATGATTGTCGGCGATAGCGTCACCTAACAAGCGCATTCACCTGACTTAGCCGCCTGGCACGCGCCGCGCGTACGCGCGGCCCGCGCCAGCCGACCAAGACAGGTGAAGCACGACGATCTGAGCCCGAATTCGAGGGTTTTCCGGCCAACCGCCCCCGTCCATACCACCGCGACCCCTGCAGACACATTCTCCGAGACACAACCAACAGAAAACGCCCCCGCGAAGGGAGCGTTCTTCCCGCCGGGGAAGCAATGGACGTCGGTCCCAGCCAGGCCCCGTGGTGCCCGACCGGGCGACTTGGAGGGCCCCCCGGGCCCGACGGAGCCCTGTCGGGCACCACGGGGCCCGGCGGAGACCCTACGCCCGCCGCTTCTTCCGGGACTGCTCGTATCCGTAGTACTTCTGGTCGTAGTAGTAGGGCAGCACCTCGGCCAGATTGTTGGCCACCACGCCGAGGATGTTCGCGCCGGCGCTGCGAAGTATCTCGACCCCGCGCTTGGACAGGTCCTTGGGCGTGTGGCCGGCCATGACCATGAAGAGACAGCCGTCCACGGCGTCGAGGTAGTGCAGGGGGTCGCTCACGGGCACCGTGGGCGGCGAATCGAGCAGGATGATGTCGTAGGTCTCGTGCAGCTTCGCCACCATGTCGCGCACGTTGTGCCCGCCGAAGAGCCGGCTCGGCCGCCCCTTCGGGTCGCCGGCCGCCAGGAAGTCGAGGTTCTTGATCTTGGTCGTGCGCACCGCGTCGGCCACCTTGGCGTCGCCGCCGAGCAGGTTGGCGAAGCCCGGCGCCAGCGGGTGCTGGAAGACCGTGTGCTGCACCGGTCGCCGGATGTCGGCGTCGACCAGGAGGATGCGGGCGGGCAGGTGGTAGGCCAGCACCAGGGCGAAGTGCAGGGAGAACAGGCTCTTGCCCTCGCCCCGCTCGGCGCTGGTGATCATGATCGCGCGCTTGCGGTCCAGGTCGATCTTGCGGCCGATCCGGATCATGATGCGGCGCAGCTCGATCGCCATGGGCGATTCGATGTCGAAGAGTCCACCGGAGCCGGCACGGGATTTCGTGCTCATCGGATACCCTTTCCCCCGCTCAACCGAGGCGGGGATAGATCACCAGGAATCCCACCGCCCCGACGGCGATGATGCCCAGGATGATGGTGGCCCAGCGCAGCAGCCGGACCTTCTTCTTGCGCTCGAAGTGGTCGTCCTGGATCACCGGCAGCGTCCCGATCACCGGCAGGCCGAGGGTCCGCTCGATGTCCTCGACCGTCTTGAAGCTGCGGTCGAGGAAGATCGCCAGCACGACCAGCCCGAGACCGATCGCCAGGGAGAGCACCGACCCGAGGGCCGTCAGCTTGATCTTGTTGGGCTCGACGGGGATGTAGGCGTTGCCGTCGAGGATGGGCGCCTGGCGGATGCGGATCTGCATGCCCAGTTCGGCCCCGCTCGCCTCCAGGTTCAGGGTCTGGCTGGTGATCTCGTTCTCGATGGTGCTGACCATGCCGCGGGCGGCGGTCACGTCGTCCTGCAGCTCGGCGATCCGCGCCGACTGGGCCGGACGCCGCGTCGTGAAGTCGCGGAACTCGCGGATCTTCGCCTCGAGATCGTTGATCACCCGCTGGCTGCCCTCGCGGTAGAGGGTGAAGTAGACGAAGTGGCTCACCTGGTTGCGCTCGAGGTAGCCGAGCTGCGGGAACTGCTCGCCCACCATCTGCTCGATGCGCGTGTTCAGCCGCACCCGGAGCTGTCCGAGGCGGGTCTCGACGTCACGCGACTCGCGGGAGTTCGGCGAATAGAGCTGGTTCTCCAGTCCCAGGTTCTCCATCTCCTGGCCCGTCGANNNNNNNNNNACGTCACGCGACTCGCGGGAGTTCGGCGAATAGAGCTGGTTCTCCAGTCCCAGGTTCTCCATCTCCTGGCCCGTCGATCGGATGATGTCGTCGGACCGGTAGCGCGACACGTTCGGGACGTTGCCGAGCAGGCGGGAGACGCCCGCCGTCAGGTCCTGCAGCTCGCGGGCATCGGTGCCGTCGTAGCGCTCGCGCAGGGCCTGCACGCTCGCCTGGGCGTAGCCGAGGTTGCTGGCGTTGATCGGGTTGTCGACCAGAGCCTCCGAGGCGATGGAGGCCTGGAACTCCGTCAGGGCCTGTTCGGCGTTGGCGAGCTTCGTGTTGTACACCTCGAGCTGGCGCTGCAGGAAGTCGCGCATCGACGTGCTCGAGGCGGTCTGGGTCTCGCGGTACTCCTCGACGAAGCGATCGAGGATGAACGAGGCCAGCCGGTAGGCCTGCTCCGGATCCGGGTCCCGCACCTCGAACTTGAACAGCCGCTGGCCGTCCTGCTTCAGGCGCACCATGCCCGCAAGCTTGCCGCGAGCCTTGCGGATGGCCTGCTCGTCGGTCAGGGGGGGCTCGCCTTCCTTCTGGGCCTCTTCCCGCAGGGCGTCCTGCAGGCGGAGCTCGAGGACCATCTTCTGCAGGAAGTCGGGCGACGTCAGGAGCATGTTCATCTCCTGGAAGGCCACCGCGTCGATGTACTGCGGGCGCCCGAACCGGTTGCTCGGATCGGTGAGCAGGCGGCTGTTCAGTCCCTCGAACTTGATCAGGATCTGGCCGGTCGAGGCGTAGATCGGCGTCATCGTCTTGATGGCCACCGCCGCCATGGACAGGCACAGGATGAAGGGCACGAAGAACAGGAGCTTGCGGCGCCAGAAGGCGCGCACGAGCCCCATGATGTCGAAGCC includes:
- a CDS encoding CpsD/CapB family tyrosine-protein kinase, encoding MSTKSRAGSGGLFDIESPMAIELRRIMIRIGRKIDLDRKRAIMITSAERGEGKSLFSLHFALVLAYHLPARILLVDADIRRPVQHTVFQHPLAPGFANLLGGDAKVADAVRTTKIKNLDFLAAGDPKGRPSRLFGGHNVRDMVAKLHETYDIILLDSPPTVPVSDPLHYLDAVDGCLFMVMAGHTPKDLSKRGVEILRSAGANILGVVANNLAEVLPYYYDQKYYGYEQSRKKRRA